In Puniceicoccaceae bacterium, one genomic interval encodes:
- a CDS encoding Crp/Fnr family transcriptional regulator yields MTTTDLSLTPHCPGEVRVVLMMRTLRQTNLFRELSSSALENIVRGCRIQSVKKGSYLFHEGEPVLGFFAVHSGAINVHRVTEDGREQVIRVFYPGECFAEAVLVGNHCYPASAKATEDAQVVFVPGAFFRDEIRRDPDLALNILGSMSQHLRFLVETVEGLKLRQAESRIVRWLLEQIQTRQNGNGEQAELQLPLPKHLLASQLGTTSETLSRVFARLRKLKLLTVEGKRIHFHSISGLREFLREIEQQTL; encoded by the coding sequence ATGACCACGACTGACCTGTCCCTGACCCCTCACTGCCCCGGGGAAGTGCGTGTCGTATTGATGATGCGCACTCTGCGCCAGACCAATCTTTTCAGGGAACTGTCCTCATCTGCACTGGAAAACATCGTTCGGGGCTGCCGCATCCAAAGCGTGAAAAAGGGCAGTTACCTTTTTCACGAAGGCGAACCCGTTCTGGGTTTTTTTGCGGTGCACTCCGGTGCGATCAACGTGCATCGCGTCACGGAGGATGGGCGGGAGCAGGTGATTCGGGTCTTCTATCCGGGTGAATGTTTTGCGGAGGCGGTTCTGGTCGGCAACCACTGCTATCCCGCATCGGCAAAGGCTACCGAAGATGCGCAGGTAGTATTTGTCCCCGGCGCATTTTTCCGCGACGAAATTCGCCGCGACCCTGACCTTGCTTTGAATATTCTCGGTTCCATGAGTCAGCATCTGCGCTTTCTCGTCGAAACCGTGGAGGGATTGAAGCTGCGTCAGGCGGAATCCCGCATCGTGCGCTGGCTGCTGGAACAGATTCAAACCCGCCAAAACGGCAATGGCGAGCAAGCGGAACTCCAGCTTCCCCTCCCCAAGCATTTGCTCGCCAGTCAATTGGGGACCACCAGCGAAACCCTCTCGCGGGTTTTTGCCCGGCTTCGCAAACTGAAACTGCTGACGGTGGAAGGCAAACGCATTCACTTCCACTCGATTTCGGGCCTGCGCGAGTTCCTCAGGGAGATCGAACAACAAACCCTGTAA
- a CDS encoding DUF2249 domain-containing protein gives MQSTPEPLCFDARPLLAKGIEPFPYILEYKRRLLPGQVFQLLAPFQPVPLYSVFEAEGYAVEVNQPEPDCWEIRFTPSSSATPGRGLEIDFSGTQDVDESQLADTLRSLGRDSTLKVLTQERPDALLATVDSEAFEWECESTESGRWMTTFWRVVAD, from the coding sequence ATGCAATCCACTCCAGAACCCCTCTGTTTTGACGCACGACCCTTGCTGGCCAAGGGAATCGAACCCTTTCCCTATATACTGGAATACAAGCGTCGGCTCCTCCCCGGCCAAGTCTTTCAGCTGTTGGCACCCTTCCAGCCCGTTCCCCTGTATTCTGTTTTTGAAGCGGAAGGCTACGCGGTGGAAGTGAATCAACCCGAACCCGATTGCTGGGAGATCCGTTTTACTCCTTCTTCTTCAGCTACTCCGGGACGTGGACTCGAAATTGATTTTTCGGGAACACAGGATGTCGACGAATCCCAATTGGCTGATACGCTGCGCTCGCTGGGCCGTGATTCCACGCTCAAGGTGCTCACGCAGGAGCGACCCGATGCCCTGCTGGCGACCGTGGACTCCGAGGCATTTGAGTGGGAATGCGAGTCGACCGAATCCGGTCGGTGGATGACCACATTCTGGAGAGTCGTCGCCGATTGA
- a CDS encoding c-type cytochrome, giving the protein MKPIPTQSSAQLREQATPYYLFVFAHFALMGVLTLGLWGYGIWRGIAPALPELRMPDSHATTESTEQAEAVAEVAMVPGEQAYQSCIACHGDQAQGNELLKAPALNQLPASYLANQLRKFKNGQRGSHPDDMEGAMMRPMAATLRSESQIREVSTYIAGLASEPPVATLEGDPIRGKSYYAVCASCHGIDGLGNEALSAPSLVGQQDWYLVSSLERFKSGVRGADPEDLHGAQMRPMAATLPDEQAMRDVAAYIFTLHP; this is encoded by the coding sequence ATGAAACCAATACCCACTCAATCTTCTGCTCAACTCCGGGAACAGGCTACGCCCTACTACTTGTTTGTGTTTGCACACTTCGCGCTAATGGGCGTGCTCACGCTCGGTTTGTGGGGTTACGGCATCTGGCGCGGCATTGCACCGGCACTACCCGAACTTCGCATGCCAGACTCACATGCGACGACGGAATCCACTGAGCAAGCCGAAGCGGTTGCCGAAGTGGCGATGGTCCCGGGCGAGCAAGCCTATCAAAGCTGTATCGCGTGTCATGGAGATCAGGCACAGGGGAATGAGTTGCTCAAGGCTCCCGCACTCAACCAGCTCCCTGCCTCCTATCTGGCAAACCAGCTCCGAAAATTCAAAAACGGTCAGCGCGGAAGCCATCCCGATGACATGGAAGGTGCCATGATGCGACCCATGGCTGCAACGCTCAGGTCGGAGTCACAGATTCGTGAGGTTTCCACTTACATTGCGGGGTTGGCATCTGAACCGCCAGTCGCCACACTTGAGGGAGACCCGATCCGGGGCAAATCCTACTATGCTGTCTGTGCGTCCTGTCATGGAATTGATGGTCTGGGCAATGAAGCACTTAGCGCACCCTCACTCGTGGGGCAGCAGGATTGGTATCTTGTGAGCAGTCTCGAGCGATTCAAATCCGGTGTGCGTGGTGCCGACCCGGAGGATCTTCACGGAGCACAGATGCGTCCGATGGCGGCAACACTTCCCGATGAGCAGGCCATGCGCGATGTTGCAGCCTACATCTTCACCCTTCATCCATAG